GGGGGTGCATGGATGCACTGCGTCTGTATCGAAGGATCTATCTCTTTCGCGAATGCCTCGAAGAGCCTGCGGTGCATTTCTTTGCATTTGAATTCCCCGAGACCGTGTTTCAGGCGCGCCTCCTGGGCGCTGCAATGGGGCACGGATATCGTGAGGGCGCCATATTCCGGTGTTATATCGTATCCGACAAGCGTTGCCATGGGGAAGAGGGCGATGGCGCGGGCGAAGCCCTTGAGCCCTTTTTCCTTGATATCAAAACGCTTTACGATCTCCCGCGAGGCAAGACGCGAGGCGTCCTCCCATACCTTTTCAACAACATTCTCAGCGGCGGCCTGGCCGAATGCCCCGGATACATGAAGGAACCAGAATCCGTCGACCGCCTTGTAATGCCACAGCACAAGTTCAAGAAAGGCATCTTTTTGTTTTTGATCCATAAGGTCCAGACTGGGAATGGCCATAGAGCCTCCTTTACTTCGAATAGTGTTCCCGAAGGACCTTTTTCTGTATCTTACCGACAGGGTCCTTGGGGAGGGCGTCGACGAAATCGATGGTCCTTGGCAGTTTGTACCGGGCCAGGTGTTTTGCGCAGAAGTCGATGAGCTCTTTTTCCGTTATATTCATGTTCTTTGCCAGGACGACCACGGCCTTGACCTGTTCGCCCCATCGTTCGTCCGGTATACCTATGGCCGCGCATTCATGAACTGCGGGATGGAGGTGAAGGGCGTCTTCGATCTCGTGGGGAGAGATGTTCTCACCGCCGCTGATGATGAGGTCCTTCTTGCGGTCGATGACATATATGTATCCCTCTTCATCGACCATCCCCATGTCGCCCGTATGGAGCCAGCCGTCCCTCAA
This portion of the Syntrophorhabdaceae bacterium genome encodes:
- a CDS encoding DUF6125 family protein, with amino-acid sequence MAIPSLDLMDQKQKDAFLELVLWHYKAVDGFWFLHVSGAFGQAAAENVVEKVWEDASRLASREIVKRFDIKEKGLKGFARAIALFPMATLVGYDITPEYGALTISVPHCSAQEARLKHGLGEFKCKEMHRRLFEAFAKEIDPSIQTQCIHAPPDPHPADMFCKWRFTI